Proteins found in one Brevibacillus brevis genomic segment:
- a CDS encoding MFS transporter, whose translation MKELWRQRSFRWYWVGMFLSSLGDQFGWMGLTWFVMNKTGSPAAMGGVVLAYMLPAVFAGLVAGVLLDRFDRRKLIMMDNVARGLIFIALVALLQVDQVPLFVIYILIVIAGILSPLSTAGAQTLLPRIVSDKNQLVKANGVMETQWQIVYMFGPALAGVLIGLIGEAYVLLIDAASFFVCAFCFSRLPRDLTKSANPTAIAKGQMGVFLRSLLSDMRTGYRYIFGRKQLIILVFFTFLFNMSYGPIEIALPLYANQDLAGGSVALGMLWSSLAVGALLGSLFFSTVTWKLPLGSTLAGIIVAWGLTTLPIALFSRLEIAMASIAVAGFCFAPYNIMYRSYLQKQVPDALLGRVLTSVRTITGTGMPAGAAVSGFLIPFLGVQGIIGAGAAVCIIFGLLAFGALKNLEDSSSLPVEER comes from the coding sequence ATGAAGGAATTATGGCGGCAGCGTTCATTTCGCTGGTATTGGGTGGGGATGTTCTTATCTAGTCTGGGGGATCAGTTTGGCTGGATGGGATTGACGTGGTTTGTCATGAATAAAACAGGCTCACCTGCTGCAATGGGTGGGGTCGTTCTTGCGTATATGCTCCCTGCTGTTTTTGCTGGTTTAGTAGCGGGAGTTTTGCTGGATCGATTTGATCGACGCAAGCTCATCATGATGGACAATGTGGCGCGAGGGCTTATTTTTATAGCGTTGGTCGCATTATTGCAGGTCGATCAGGTTCCACTATTTGTGATATACATACTAATTGTGATTGCAGGAATCCTTTCTCCGTTGAGCACAGCTGGGGCACAGACTTTATTGCCGAGAATCGTCTCGGACAAAAATCAATTGGTCAAAGCGAATGGCGTGATGGAAACGCAATGGCAAATTGTTTATATGTTTGGACCGGCACTCGCGGGTGTTTTAATCGGGTTGATTGGGGAAGCTTATGTTCTGTTGATTGATGCGGCCAGCTTTTTCGTATGTGCATTCTGCTTCTCCCGGCTGCCGCGTGACCTTACGAAAAGTGCGAATCCGACAGCGATTGCAAAAGGTCAAATGGGAGTGTTCTTGCGTTCTCTCTTGAGTGACATGCGAACAGGGTATCGCTACATATTTGGACGCAAGCAATTGATCATTCTTGTTTTCTTTACGTTTTTGTTTAACATGTCGTATGGCCCCATTGAAATTGCACTACCCCTGTATGCGAATCAGGATTTGGCAGGAGGGTCTGTTGCGTTAGGGATGCTGTGGTCTTCTTTGGCAGTTGGGGCTTTACTAGGCTCACTCTTTTTTTCGACGGTTACATGGAAACTTCCGTTGGGGTCGACGCTGGCAGGAATTATTGTGGCGTGGGGATTGACCACATTGCCAATCGCTTTGTTCTCGAGGCTGGAGATCGCAATGGCTTCGATAGCTGTGGCGGGCTTTTGCTTTGCTCCCTATAACATCATGTACAGAAGCTATCTGCAAAAGCAGGTGCCCGATGCTCTCTTGGGGAGGGTATTAACCAGCGTTCGCACAATTACGGGGACAGGGATGCCGGCGGGAGCGGCTGTCTCCGGCTTCCTCATACCTTTTCTGGGCGTTCAAGGGATCATTGGAGCCGGAGCAGCCGTATGTATCATTTTCGGTCTCCTTGCATTCGGGGCATTGAAAAACTTGGAGGATTCCTCTTCACTTCCTGTTGAGGAGCGGTGA
- a CDS encoding transcriptional regulator: MKRYIVVETLDQLKAVSDSLRLQIITMLVKEEYTGKQLATLLSLSPSKVHYHLKELESHGFVEVVRTEEKNGIVQKFYRAVAYDFKVSDDLLPSLREDSILLQETMLNHLRSSMNRLYNAPDESFMLFSDQEDRPPAIAVNSEVKAPRKEIFAWLNKYKALLEELSEMEDRYLERIAAGEEEDTVENFYMVTVGFMTNERYYVAEDDSLPDNYEHQPSEFKHITGKIVVKKKKEENGDEHAGNK; encoded by the coding sequence TTGAAACGATACATAGTTGTGGAAACTTTGGATCAATTAAAAGCTGTCAGCGATTCCTTGCGCCTACAGATCATCACGATGCTGGTCAAGGAGGAATACACAGGCAAGCAGCTCGCTACCCTTCTCTCCCTTTCTCCCTCTAAAGTGCATTATCACCTAAAGGAATTAGAAAGCCACGGCTTCGTTGAAGTCGTGCGTACGGAAGAAAAGAACGGGATCGTGCAAAAGTTTTATCGGGCTGTTGCTTACGACTTCAAAGTAAGTGATGATTTGCTGCCCTCCCTGCGCGAAGACAGTATCCTGTTGCAGGAAACGATGCTTAATCACCTGCGCTCCAGTATGAATCGCCTGTATAACGCACCAGACGAATCATTTATGCTCTTTTCGGATCAAGAGGATCGTCCTCCTGCAATTGCAGTTAACTCCGAAGTAAAAGCACCTCGGAAAGAAATATTTGCTTGGCTCAATAAATATAAGGCTTTACTTGAGGAGCTATCGGAAATGGAAGATCGTTACTTGGAGAGGATTGCTGCTGGAGAAGAGGAGGATACGGTTGAAAACTTTTACATGGTCACGGTCGGGTTCATGACGAATGAACGCTACTACGTCGCAGAAGACGATTCCTTACCTGATAACTATGAGCACCAACCATCTGAATTCAAGCATATCACTGGCAAGATTGTGGTGAAGAAAAAGAAGGAGGAGAATGGAGATGAGCACGCTGGCAACAAATAA
- a CDS encoding MFS transporter, producing the protein MAILQHPVFRRLYTAHIVHIIGNEFTFIAVVGLLHDLSGSGLSFAAGTVFRMIPYVFASFFAGTLVENWDKRRVMIVVNLLRGILVSLFFFITSATYLWVAFLLLILVNICSAFFQPAMQVAIVQSVEEKDRLAANSLLQGTTSFLIIVCQGMAAVLVYLFSYRYNFLLDAACYLLSLFVLLPLPHIANSVDSKAVVPFMERLNEGFRYIGKHREIASVIGYQMAERVCGAYYIMLMYYVLTERGEGLYVFGLLDIPLGLGGVIAGIAVNKLSDSLSEKATWRVQGWALVAMGCSIIAVFHAKPLLGLAIAILFASTAQFSSSILSVTKLQRLSDPAYLARVFSIREMATMGSFSASCLILGFSAEQVGSAAVSVWLGFFGVAAGLLWLWSRRKLQKDRRRSVMT; encoded by the coding sequence GTGGCGATCTTACAACATCCCGTCTTTCGCCGTTTGTATACGGCCCACATTGTACACATCATCGGAAATGAATTTACATTTATTGCGGTCGTTGGACTATTACATGATTTAAGTGGATCGGGTCTTTCCTTTGCGGCAGGTACTGTGTTTCGCATGATCCCCTATGTATTTGCCAGCTTTTTCGCAGGGACACTTGTGGAGAATTGGGATAAACGGAGGGTCATGATTGTCGTCAATCTGCTTCGGGGCATACTCGTCAGTTTGTTTTTCTTCATCACTTCTGCGACCTACTTATGGGTGGCTTTTTTGTTATTGATCCTGGTTAATATTTGCAGTGCTTTTTTCCAACCAGCCATGCAAGTAGCGATCGTACAATCCGTGGAGGAAAAGGACAGACTGGCTGCCAATTCCCTTTTACAGGGGACGACTTCGTTTCTCATTATTGTTTGTCAGGGTATGGCAGCAGTTCTGGTTTACTTGTTCTCCTATCGTTACAACTTTTTGCTCGATGCCGCCTGTTATTTGTTGTCGCTGTTCGTCTTGCTGCCGCTCCCGCATATCGCCAATTCTGTTGATTCGAAAGCGGTTGTACCTTTTATGGAAAGGCTAAATGAGGGCTTCCGCTATATCGGCAAACATCGGGAAATTGCCAGTGTCATCGGTTATCAGATGGCGGAACGGGTGTGTGGCGCCTATTACATTATGCTGATGTACTATGTTCTTACGGAGCGGGGAGAGGGCTTGTATGTATTCGGACTCTTGGATATTCCGTTGGGACTCGGAGGTGTGATCGCTGGGATTGCTGTGAACAAGCTGTCTGATAGTCTGAGTGAAAAAGCAACATGGCGTGTCCAAGGATGGGCACTCGTAGCGATGGGATGCTCAATTATCGCCGTGTTTCATGCAAAACCACTACTTGGACTGGCGATCGCCATCCTGTTTGCATCAACGGCTCAGTTTAGCTCATCGATATTGTCTGTGACAAAGCTACAACGACTCTCTGATCCTGCTTATTTGGCTCGCGTTTTTTCCATTCGGGAAATGGCGACCATGGGGAGCTTTTCTGCGAGCTGCTTGATTCTCGGATTCAGTGCGGAGCAGGTCGGCAGTGCTGCTGTCTCCGTGTGGCTTGGCTTCTTTGGGGTAGCAGCAGGACTTCTGTGGCTTTGGAGCCGTCGTAAGTTGCAAAAAGATCGCAGACGTTCAGTGATGACATAG
- a CDS encoding MFS transporter has protein sequence MEMSTLATNNSLWKNGSFVRLWWGTFFSAMADGAFFILLNWYIVNALGSGAILGTTLICLSIPRLLFMLAGGVAADRLNRKWIMFSSLLVRGIILACFSLLMLQGNGAWFPVSLYVLAALFGTVDAFFWPARSSILPSLVSREQLAPANSLMELCHQISLVAGPVVTALLIGTVRYPIMFMILACTFFVGTLFILSLHSHSYIKDTISESTTEPRASSYFKDIVGGIRYTYSIPILALILTTSLFTNMMFSGPVNMIIPIHVNNLGWDGSAFSSLSTSLGVGMIVGGILTALFKGFREKFMLLPIILGCMGVSISSYFFIEKLSYGLVSHFLIGMALSMTNIPFITYIQSIVPANMLGRVMSLLSLMSVGFGPVSYALCSFLLAKNIATPGLLLFFGGIIFASISLGLFFFRSFRQMEQHPNWKRPMVEEQQLSATLSS, from the coding sequence ATGGAGATGAGCACGCTGGCAACAAATAATTCCCTTTGGAAAAATGGATCGTTTGTCCGATTATGGTGGGGCACTTTCTTTTCGGCAATGGCTGACGGAGCTTTCTTCATCCTGCTCAACTGGTATATTGTGAATGCCCTGGGCTCAGGGGCAATCCTCGGCACGACTTTGATTTGTCTGTCCATCCCCCGTCTTCTCTTTATGCTGGCAGGCGGGGTGGCTGCTGATCGTTTGAATCGAAAATGGATTATGTTTTCCTCCCTTTTGGTTAGGGGAATTATTTTAGCCTGCTTCAGTTTGCTTATGCTTCAAGGAAATGGCGCCTGGTTCCCGGTGAGCCTGTACGTCTTGGCAGCTTTATTCGGAACAGTCGATGCATTTTTTTGGCCAGCACGCAGCTCGATTCTGCCCTCTCTAGTCTCTCGAGAACAACTTGCGCCAGCTAACAGCTTAATGGAACTATGCCATCAGATTAGCTTGGTTGCCGGACCCGTAGTTACTGCCTTATTAATTGGAACCGTTCGTTATCCGATCATGTTTATGATCTTGGCATGCACCTTCTTCGTAGGAACACTCTTTATTCTCTCTCTCCATTCACACTCATACATCAAAGACACGATTTCAGAGTCTACAACAGAACCAAGAGCAAGCTCCTATTTCAAAGATATCGTGGGAGGAATTCGTTATACGTATTCAATCCCGATCCTCGCTCTTATTTTAACAACATCACTTTTCACCAATATGATGTTCTCTGGCCCAGTTAACATGATCATTCCCATTCATGTGAATAACCTCGGATGGGACGGGAGTGCTTTTAGCTCACTTAGTACCTCACTTGGAGTGGGCATGATTGTCGGCGGTATTTTGACTGCATTGTTTAAAGGATTCCGTGAAAAATTCATGTTACTCCCTATCATTCTCGGATGCATGGGAGTCAGCATCAGCTCGTATTTTTTCATTGAGAAGCTTTCCTATGGACTTGTCTCTCATTTTCTCATCGGAATGGCACTCAGTATGACGAATATTCCGTTCATCACCTACATTCAAAGTATCGTCCCTGCCAACATGCTCGGTCGTGTCATGTCATTGCTTTCCCTGATGTCCGTCGGCTTCGGGCCTGTCAGCTATGCACTGTGCTCCTTTCTTCTCGCCAAAAACATCGCAACACCGGGGCTTCTATTGTTCTTTGGCGGTATCATATTTGCAAGTATCAGCCTTGGCCTGTTCTTTTTCCGCTCGTTTCGCCAAATGGAGCAGCATCCGAACTGGAAACGACCTAT
- a CDS encoding SDR family NAD(P)-dependent oxidoreductase codes for MSTARIVVITGASGGLGLALTRLHLEKGDCVIATSRKTITQELVSLQKVYPDRLHHYPLDVSSNDDIRQFAAWVHIRFERCDFLYNNAGMAVFEPLIEMRVEELEETLRTNISGVLYTTRAFLPMMLQQKQGHIITVASLAGQVATAKAAVYAASKAAVIRFSEGLRHELQGSGIAVTCAMPGPIDTPFLDKADKTGSYRSKVNRYLLTPEQTAKAIYRAAEAKRPEVAMPFRLHALSRIYFLMPQWLKHLVSPLLNRK; via the coding sequence ATGTCGACTGCCCGTATTGTCGTCATCACCGGAGCTTCTGGTGGCCTTGGTCTAGCTTTGACACGACTTCATTTGGAAAAAGGAGACTGTGTCATTGCCACAAGCCGGAAAACGATTACCCAGGAACTCGTTTCGTTACAAAAAGTTTATCCTGATCGTCTCCATCATTACCCGTTAGACGTCAGCAGCAACGATGACATTCGGCAGTTCGCTGCATGGGTGCACATCCGCTTCGAACGTTGCGATTTTCTTTACAACAATGCCGGGATGGCCGTCTTTGAACCACTGATCGAAATGCGCGTAGAGGAGCTGGAAGAAACACTGCGAACAAATATTTCCGGTGTTCTTTACACGACCCGTGCCTTTTTGCCGATGATGCTCCAACAAAAGCAAGGTCATATTATTACGGTTGCCTCCCTCGCTGGACAAGTCGCAACAGCCAAAGCTGCAGTATATGCAGCAAGCAAAGCAGCCGTCATCCGCTTTAGTGAAGGATTGCGCCACGAGCTGCAAGGCAGTGGTATCGCTGTAACGTGTGCGATGCCAGGGCCGATCGACACACCCTTTTTAGATAAGGCAGACAAAACGGGCAGCTATCGTAGCAAAGTGAATCGGTATTTGCTGACACCGGAACAAACGGCAAAGGCTATTTATCGAGCGGCGGAAGCAAAGCGTCCGGAGGTTGCCATGCCATTTCGTCTTCATGCGCTCTCCCGCATCTACTTCTTAATGCCTCAGTGGCTAAAACACCTCGTCTCACCGCTCCTCAACAGGAAGTGA
- a CDS encoding DUF1540 domain-containing protein: MPAVKCSVANCEYWAKGNLCSAEEIMVEIDAHATVNLKEEFAGEYGQNTQHKDQASTSSETCCLTFKPRTSEKK; this comes from the coding sequence ATGCCAGCAGTAAAATGTTCTGTTGCAAACTGTGAGTACTGGGCGAAGGGCAATCTTTGCAGCGCCGAAGAAATCATGGTGGAGATTGACGCACACGCAACTGTTAACTTGAAAGAAGAGTTTGCAGGTGAGTATGGTCAAAATACGCAGCATAAGGATCAGGCTTCCACTTCGTCTGAGACCTGTTGTCTGACGTTTAAGCCGAGGACAT